A single Kryptolebias marmoratus isolate JLee-2015 linkage group LG16, ASM164957v2, whole genome shotgun sequence DNA region contains:
- the LOC108241980 gene encoding uncharacterized protein LOC108241980 isoform X5 gives MKAPIAAPEPELKTEPETEQAPDQHSVSSTETQPAPEEPKEESEMKKEEPEVVEEEKKEDTNEKEEEKPAEQDEATTAEEKATEQAKKEKPVKEKRTEKKAEEAKGAKRQRNMQCKVTLLDDALFECELDKHAKGQELFSKVCNHINLLEKDYFGLAHWETPTNKTWLDPTKEIRKQVPGAVYEFTFSVKFYPPDPAQLTEDLTRYFMCLQLRKDIMQGVLPCSFVTLSLLGSYTVQSELGEYDPEVHGPDYVKDLSLAPGQSKELEEKVMELHRTYRSMSPAQADILFLENAKKLAMYGVDLHQAKDLDSVDIMLGVCSSGLMVYKDKLRINRFPWPKVLKISYKRSSFFIKIRPSEQEQYESTIGFKLPNYKASKKLWKVCVEHHTFFRVQSVEPPSSRRFLVLGSKFRYSGRTQAQTRQASSMIDRPAPRFTRSASKRLSRNLDGAGDDTLQFLEQLSAPIRCETDDWLLMMTPDKSQPSPGLPAKGESEQTFTQSWEEGESSRSVTVTWQGTETQSVSGPGQSVKPSLVRSPSLARLLQPAVTQQDDWFQYLDRFFSFPERAEKPPFSTEGQSQLDVQTQVKSVTKREMSTKKVVEWLQESVTLADSLQEAEVLEGKLREVRDLEERLQDIDEKAERVQKIIEYELGQEEVDRLRAEEALELELEQQRIQGGTKVVVKRSVRRMETEEGEVDALEDQIKQVFFKGLLPEEEEGFEMIEMNQLDDSSRDKLRQMEKEWQEEVREKFASPDAAGATSVVAYQKTVRTADKRVIIVGERGQAGAQVEDEDSWFRLFDSPFAAFKPSVDSEESSSTHVGKPELIVEDRPKREEELIKRVDDWFVLLDVPPGKTYYIPPVTLKERTQVDAGRFVSVVGVEQEENVLVEERKVTRRSLEQQSVAERVDDWFELSDVPPRETTDVSAVAEVSVAEGVSLVEEKAFDQREKRVVFVEEFGKELMARETKDDRLALLPVKESSLVSQVSMTGDVQAYREESRTIVSESVESSRKDVVTEIVMQAEDKKLPEQRILERIHGRDDGDWFLLFDVVSKEESYVPPVSAPLLRKVYPDVPAEAERAGQKLRQTAFDQIRPRLFQPLPEKDDDWFVVFDAGREKAVISPAGRKLTSVRSPFLVYGGCASVTQRLSHFICTPAEIIQDVKRRIEREVTTTETRAHKETIIDVGGRQDAACFSEIRLSQIETLVSREGEDDWFELLDFAREKPAATPPAAVVQRAVRVAAQAEPKPKVVTEDVRPRVTFVNPPLSRKVDDDWFELLDGAAEVSAAAEERIRFGPEVRAAERLAVTEQRVQKRITIVEETWQKKEAVQTPPALTAEEDDWFVLLDRAPEKSVAAPERMRLPAEVRLPTAGARTRTDISERKPKFERRILEERLPRVSDDWFVLLDGDLKESVVSSQRGARPVSAPVFSHAALAEAGIPMSPLDQPQTSTPIKTSCQEDRKLEVTVEAAEPSKIEGVSEVKDFDKPQEELLRHHASISELKRNFMESVPESRPSEWDKRLSTHSPFRTLGINGQPLPSADGSVCVSSFCKPSETNASHEEPISTLGFSDPPSPTASHGSEPDSTEALRLPVDEEEEWCNHEEVVVFEPLSVPVVEVEMAQLAPPSFEASWTALDEVLEEEGPRPGASECSGRMPGSSPASYFWSDGPQVIRCFQPPLVQTQTVTITAVSNSLSSDISTTEVPIVPTKTVTYESSKVTDEGTDEDKDSATFSSSQTISSETTSGGATVTTTTTQISKVVKSGSTETRVEKRIVISTDADEDEEKHGGASAL, from the exons ATGAAGGCACCGATTGCAGCTCCGGAGCCTGAGCTAAAAACTGAGCCGGAGACTGAACAGGCTCCGGATCAGCACTCAGTCAGCAGCACGGAGACGCAG CCAGCTCCAGAGGAGCCGAAGGAAGAATCTGAGATGAAGAAAGAGGAGCCCGAAGTagtggaggaagagaaaaaggagGACACCAAcgaaaaagaggaggagaagccaGCGGAACAGGACGAGGCGACCACAGCAGAGGAAAAAGCCACGGAGCAGGCTAAGAAGGAGAAGCCCGTGAAAGAAAAGAGGACTGAGAAGAAGGCGGAGGAGGCTAAGGGCGCCAAACGTCAGAGAAACATGCAGTGCAAAGTCACCCTACTGGACGACGCTCTGTTTGAGTGCGAACTTGAT AAACATGCTAAAGGCCAGGAGCTTTTTTCGAAAGTGTGCAATCATATCAACCTGCTGGAGAAAGACTACTTTGGCCTCGCTCACTGGGAAACCCCAACCAACAAG ACATGGTTGGATCCCACTAAAGAGATCCGGAAACAGGTTCCCGGCGCTGTTTACGAGTTTACATTCAGCGTGAAGTTCTACCCTCCTGATCCAGCCCAGCTCACTGAAGACCTCACCAG GTACTTCATGTGCCTCCAGCTCAGGAAGGACATTATGCAAGGTGTCCTTCCCTGTTCCTTTGTCACCTTGTCCCTGCTGGGTTCCTACACGGTCCAGTCAGAGCTGGGGGAATATGACCCAGAGGTTCATGGACCGGACTACGTTAAAGACCTGAGCCTGGCCCCGGGACAGAGCAAAGAGCTGGAAGAAAAAGTGATGGAGCTGCACCGCACTTACAG GTCAATGAGTCCGGCTCAAGCAGACATATTGTTTCTGGAAAATGCGAAGAAACTTGCGATGTACGGCGTAGACCTGCATCAGGCCAAG GATCTTGACAGTGTCGACATCATGCTGGGGGTTTGCTCGAGCGGTCTGATGGTTTACAAGGACAAGCTGAGGATCAACCGTTTCCCTTGGCCCAAAGTGCTCAAAATCTCTTACAAACGGAGCAGCTTTTTCATCAAAATCAGGCCGTCAGAG caGGAGCAATATGAGAGCACCATCGGCTTCAAACTGCCCAACTACAAAGCCTCGAAGAAGCTGTGGAAAGTTTGTGTCGAGCATCATACTTTCTTCAG GGTTCAGTCAGTGGAGCCTCCGTCGTCCCGTCGCTTCCTAGTATTGGGCTCAAAGTTCCGATACAGCGGTCGGACTCAAGCCCAGACCCGACAGGCGAGCTCCATGATCGACCGCCCAGCGCCTCGCTTCACGCGCTCTGCCAGCAAGAGGCTGTCCCGTAACCTGGATGGAG CTGGAGACGACACTCTCCAGTTTCTGGAACAGCTCTCAGCACCCATCAGGTGTGAGACTGATGATTGGTTATTAATGATGACGCCTGATAAATCTCAGCCCTCCCCTGGACTCCCAG CCAAAGGGGAGTCGGAGCAGACTTTCACTCAGTCCTGGGAAGAAGGAGAGTCCTCTCGCTCAGTCACAGTAACCTGGCAGGGCACTGAGACCCAGTCAGTCAGTGGGCCGGGTCAGTCAG TCAAACCCAGCTTGGTAAGATCCCCCTCTTTGGCTCGGCTGTTGCAACCCGCAGTGACGCAGCAAGATGATTGGTTCCAGTACTTGGACCGGTTCTTCAGCTTCCCTGAGCGCGCTGAAAAGCCTCCAT TCTCCACCGAAGGCCAATCCCAGCTCGATGTGCAGACGCAGGTTAAATCTGTGACCAAACGGGAAATGTCCACTAAGAAAGTTGTTGAGTGGCTGCAGGAATCAGTGACCTTGGCAGACTCTCTGCAAGAGGCTGAGGTGTTGGAAGGGAAGCTGAGGGAAGTGAGGGACTTGGAGGAAAGGCTGCAGGACATAGATGAGAAGGCAGAGCGAGTTCAGAAGATAATAGAGTATGAACTGGGTCAGGAAGAGGTCGACAGGTTGAGAGCTGAAGAGGCtttggagctggagctggagcagcagcGAATCCAAGGTGGAACAAAGGTAGTAGTGAAGAGATCCGTGAGGAGGATGGAGACTGAAGAGGGTGAGGTGGACGCACTGGAAGACCAGATAAAGCAGGTGTTTTTCAAAGGTCTGCTGcctgaagaggaagaaggaTTTGAGATGATTGAAATGAATCAGTTAGATGACAGCTCGAGAGACAAACTACGGCAGATGGAGAAGGAGTGGCAGGAGGAAGTGCGGGAGAAATTTGCCTCTCCAGACGCTGCAGGTGCCACTTCTGTAGTAGCATATCAGAAGACGGTGCGCACGGCTGATAAGCGGGTGATTATTGTAGGGGAGCGAGGTCAGGCTGGAGCTCAGGTGGAAGATGAGGACAGTTGGTTCAGGCTCTTCGATTCTCCTTTTGCAGCGTTCAAACCGTCAG TTGATTCTGAAGAGAGCAGCTCAACACATGTGGGGAAACCCGAGCTTATAGTGGAGGATCGGCCAAAACGAGAAGAAGAACTCATAAAAAGGGTGGAtgactggtttgttttgttggacGTTCCTCCTGGAAAAACGTATTACATACCACCAG TTACGTTGAAGGAAAGAACCCAGGTGGATGCTGGACGTTTTGTCTCTGTGGTTGGAGTTGAGCAGGAGGAAAACGTTCTAGTTGAAGAGAGGAAAGTAACACGAAGAAGTCTGGAACAGCAGTCAGTGGCAGAGAGAGTTGATGACTGGTTTGAGTTGTCGGACGTTCCTCCTCGAGAAACAACAGACGTTTCAGCAG ttgCTGAAGTGAGTGTAGCAGAAGGGGTCTCTCTGGTTGAAGAAAAAGCTTTTGACCAGAGGGAAAAACGAGTAGTTTTTGTAGAGGAGTTTGGAAAAGAACTAATGGCACGTGAGACAAAAGATGACCGATTGGCGTTGCTTCCTGTTAAAGAATCCTCCCTTGTGTCCCAAG tTTCTATGACTGGGGATGTTCAAGCTTATCGCGAGGAAAGTAGAACAATTGTGTCTGAGTCAGTAGAGTCGAGCAGGAAAGATGTAGTTACGGAGATTGTGATGCAGGCGGAGGACAAGAAGCTCCCAGAGCAGAGAATATTAGAACGAATACACGGCAGAGACGATGGCGAttggtttctgctgtttgacGTAGTTTCCAAAGAGGAGTCTTACGTGCCTCCAG tttctgcacCGCTGCTAAGAAAAGTCTATCCAGATGTTCCAGCTGAGGCAGAAAGAGCAGGCCAGAAGTTGCGTCAGACTGCTTTTGACCAGATTAGGCCTCGGCTTTTCCAGCCACTGCCAGAGAAAGATGACGactggtttgttgtgtttgatgctGGCCGTGAAAAGGCCGTTATCTCCCCAGCAGGTAGAAAACTGACTTCTGTTCGCAGCCCATTTCTTGTTTACGGCGGATGTGCCAGTGTCACTCAGCGTCTTTCGCACTTCATTTGTACCCCAGCTGAGATTATTCAGGATGTGAAGAGGAGGATTGAGCGCGAGGTGACAACCACGGAGACTAGAGCGCACAAGGAGACGATAATTGATGTTGGCGGCAGGCAAGACGCggcttgtttttctgaaattagACTGAGCCAGATTGAGACGCTGGTAAGCAGGGAAGGAGAAGACGATTGGTTTGAGCTGCTGGACTTCGCACGAGAAAAACCCGCAGCCACGCCACCAG ctgctgtggttcagCGCGCTGTTCGCGTAGCAGCACAGGCTGAACCAAAACCAAAGGTTGTCACGGAAGACGTGAGACCACGAGTGACGTTTGTTAACCCACCGCTGTCCAGAAAAGTGGATGATGATTGGTTTGAGCTGCTGGATGGTGCAGCTGAAGTATCAG CGGCTGCGGAGGAACGTATTCGCTTTGGTCCCGAAgtgagagcagctgaaaggctgGCGGTCACAGAGCAGAGAGTACAGAAGAGAATTACTATAGTGGAAGAAACGTGGCAGAAGAAGGAAGCGGTGCAGACACCTCCGGCGCTGACAGCAGAGGAAGATGATTGGTTTGTTCTTCTGGATCGGGCCCCTGAGAAGTCAG TCGCTGCCCCTGAACGCATGCGGCTCCCAGCAGAGGTCAGACTTCCAACTGCTGGGGCCAGAACAAGGACGGACATTTCTGAAAGGAAACCAAAGTTTGAGAGGCGGATCCTGGAGGAAAGGCTCCCACGTGTCAGTGATGATTGGTTTGTTCTGCTTGATGGTGACCTCAAAGAGtcag TTGTGAGCTCGCAGAGGGGCGCGCGTCCGGTAAGCGCTCCGGTCTTCTCCCACGCTGCTCTGGCAGAGGCAGGAATCCCCATGTCCCCCCTGGACCAGCCTCAGACCTCCACTCCTATTAAAACCAGCTGccaggaggacaggaagctggAGGTCACCGTGGAAGCTGCGGAGCCGTCAAAAATTGAGGGCGTATCCGAGGTCAAG GACTTCGATAAgcctcaggaggagctgctcAGGCACCACGCCAGCATCAGCGAGCTGAAGAGGAACTTCATGGAGTCCGTCCCCGAGTCGAGGCCGAGCGAGTGGGACAAGCGTCTGTCCACTCACTCTCCGTTCCGCACGCTGGGCATCAACGGTCAACCTCTACCCAGTGCAGACGGG agCGTGTGCGTTAGTTCCTTTTGCAAACCTTCAGAGACAAACGCTTCTCACGAGGAACCCATCAGTACTCTGGGCTTTTCAGACCCGCCGAGCCCCACTGCGAGCCACGGGAGTGAGCCTGATAGCACCGAAGCTCTCCGCCTTCCcgttgatgaggaggaggagtggtGCAATCATGAGGAGGTTGTAGTTTTCGAGCCGCTCTCGGTGCCAGTCGTAGAGGTGGAAATGGCCCAACTGGCTCCTCCTTCCTTCGAGGCCTCCTGGACAGCTTTAGACGAGGTCCTGGAGGAGGAAGGGCCGCGCCCCGGAGCGTCGGAGTGCTCCGGGAGAATGCCCGGATCTTCCCCGGCTTCCTATTTCTGGAGCGACGGTCCGCAGGTCATACGCTGCTTCCAG CCCCCTTTGGTGCAGACCCAGACTGTTACCATCACGGCTGTTTCCAACTCCCTGTCCAGTGACATCTCCACCACAGAGGTCCCCATCGTCCCGACCAAGACCGTCACCTATGAGTCTTCAAAG gtGACAGATGAAGGAACAGACGAGGACAAAGACAGCGCAACGTTTTCCAGTTCTCAGACCATTTCCTCAGAGACGACCAGCGGCGGCGCCACcgtcaccaccaccaccactcaGATCTCCAAG GTAGTGAAAAGTGGATCCACAGAGACCCGTGTGGAGAAGAGGATCGTCATATCCACCGATGCCGACGAAGATGAG GAGAAGCACGGCGGAGCGTCGGCGCTGTAA
- the LOC108241980 gene encoding uncharacterized protein LOC108241980 isoform X4 gives MKAPIAAPEPELKTEPETEQAPDQHSVSSTETQPAPEEPKEESEMKKEEPEVVEEEKKEDTNEKEEEKPAEQDEATTAEEKATEQAKKEKPVKEKRTEKKAEEAKGAKRQRNMQCKVTLLDDALFECELDKHAKGQELFSKVCNHINLLEKDYFGLAHWETPTNKTWLDPTKEIRKQVPGAVYEFTFSVKFYPPDPAQLTEDLTRYFMCLQLRKDIMQGVLPCSFVTLSLLGSYTVQSELGEYDPEVHGPDYVKDLSLAPGQSKELEEKVMELHRTYRSMSPAQADILFLENAKKLAMYGVDLHQAKDLDSVDIMLGVCSSGLMVYKDKLRINRFPWPKVLKISYKRSSFFIKIRPSEQEQYESTIGFKLPNYKASKKLWKVCVEHHTFFRVQSVEPPSSRRFLVLGSKFRYSGRTQAQTRQASSMIDRPAPRFTRSASKRLSRNLDGAGDDTLQFLEQLSAPIRCETDDWLLMMTPDKSQPSPGLPAKGESEQTFTQSWEEGESSRSVTVTWQGTETQSVSGPGQSVKPSLVRSPSLARLLQPAVTQQDDWFQYLDRFFSFPERAEKPPFSTEGQSQLDVQTQVKSVTKREMSTKKVVEWLQESVTLADSLQEAEVLEGKLREVRDLEERLQDIDEKAERVQKIIEYELGQEEVDRLRAEEALELELEQQRIQGGTKVVVKRSVRRMETEEGEVDALEDQIKQVFFKGLLPEEEEGFEMIEMNQLDDSSRDKLRQMEKEWQEEVREKFASPDAAGATSVVAYQKTVRTADKRVIIVGERGQAGAQVEDEDSWFRLFDSPFAAFKPSVDSEESSSTHVGKPELIVEDRPKREEELIKRVDDWFVLLDVPPGKTYYIPPVTLKERTQVDAGRFVSVVGVEQEENVLVEERKVTRRSLEQQSVAERVDDWFELSDVPPRETTDVSAVAEVSVAEGVSLVEEKAFDQREKRVVFVEEFGKELMARETKDDRLALLPVKESSLVSQVSMTGDVQAYREESRTIVSESVESSRKDVVTEIVMQAEDKKLPEQRILERIHGRDDGDWFLLFDVVSKEESYVPPVSAPLLRKVYPDVPAEAERAGQKLRQTAFDQIRPRLFQPLPEKDDDWFVVFDAGREKAVISPAGRKLTSVRSPFLVYGGCASVTQRLSHFICTPAEIIQDVKRRIEREVTTTETRAHKETIIDVGGRQDAACFSEIRLSQIETLVSREGEDDWFELLDFAREKPAATPPAAVVQRAVRVAAQAEPKPKVVTEDVRPRVTFVNPPLSRKVDDDWFELLDGAAEVSAAAEERIRFGPEVRAAERLAVTEQRVQKRITIVEETWQKKEAVQTPPALTAEEDDWFVLLDRAPEKSVAAPERMRLPAEVRLPTAGARTRTDISERKPKFERRILEERLPRVSDDWFVLLDGDLKESVVSSQRGARPVSAPVFSHAALAEAGIPMSPLDQPQTSTPIKTSCQEDRKLEVTVEAAEPSKIEGVSEVKKRAKKYEGDTIYIRHSLLMLEDFDKPQEELLRHHASISELKRNFMESVPESRPSEWDKRLSTHSPFRTLGINGQPLPSADGSVCVSSFCKPSETNASHEEPISTLGFSDPPSPTASHGSEPDSTEALRLPVDEEEEWCNHEEVVVFEPLSVPVVEVEMAQLAPPSFEASWTALDEVLEEEGPRPGASECSGRMPGSSPASYFWSDGPQVIRCFQPPLVQTQTVTITAVSNSLSSDISTTEVPIVPTKTVTYESSKVTDEGTDEDKDSATFSSSQTISSETTSGGATVTTTTTQISKVVKSGSTETRVEKRIVISTDADEDEEKHGGASAL, from the exons ATGAAGGCACCGATTGCAGCTCCGGAGCCTGAGCTAAAAACTGAGCCGGAGACTGAACAGGCTCCGGATCAGCACTCAGTCAGCAGCACGGAGACGCAG CCAGCTCCAGAGGAGCCGAAGGAAGAATCTGAGATGAAGAAAGAGGAGCCCGAAGTagtggaggaagagaaaaaggagGACACCAAcgaaaaagaggaggagaagccaGCGGAACAGGACGAGGCGACCACAGCAGAGGAAAAAGCCACGGAGCAGGCTAAGAAGGAGAAGCCCGTGAAAGAAAAGAGGACTGAGAAGAAGGCGGAGGAGGCTAAGGGCGCCAAACGTCAGAGAAACATGCAGTGCAAAGTCACCCTACTGGACGACGCTCTGTTTGAGTGCGAACTTGAT AAACATGCTAAAGGCCAGGAGCTTTTTTCGAAAGTGTGCAATCATATCAACCTGCTGGAGAAAGACTACTTTGGCCTCGCTCACTGGGAAACCCCAACCAACAAG ACATGGTTGGATCCCACTAAAGAGATCCGGAAACAGGTTCCCGGCGCTGTTTACGAGTTTACATTCAGCGTGAAGTTCTACCCTCCTGATCCAGCCCAGCTCACTGAAGACCTCACCAG GTACTTCATGTGCCTCCAGCTCAGGAAGGACATTATGCAAGGTGTCCTTCCCTGTTCCTTTGTCACCTTGTCCCTGCTGGGTTCCTACACGGTCCAGTCAGAGCTGGGGGAATATGACCCAGAGGTTCATGGACCGGACTACGTTAAAGACCTGAGCCTGGCCCCGGGACAGAGCAAAGAGCTGGAAGAAAAAGTGATGGAGCTGCACCGCACTTACAG GTCAATGAGTCCGGCTCAAGCAGACATATTGTTTCTGGAAAATGCGAAGAAACTTGCGATGTACGGCGTAGACCTGCATCAGGCCAAG GATCTTGACAGTGTCGACATCATGCTGGGGGTTTGCTCGAGCGGTCTGATGGTTTACAAGGACAAGCTGAGGATCAACCGTTTCCCTTGGCCCAAAGTGCTCAAAATCTCTTACAAACGGAGCAGCTTTTTCATCAAAATCAGGCCGTCAGAG caGGAGCAATATGAGAGCACCATCGGCTTCAAACTGCCCAACTACAAAGCCTCGAAGAAGCTGTGGAAAGTTTGTGTCGAGCATCATACTTTCTTCAG GGTTCAGTCAGTGGAGCCTCCGTCGTCCCGTCGCTTCCTAGTATTGGGCTCAAAGTTCCGATACAGCGGTCGGACTCAAGCCCAGACCCGACAGGCGAGCTCCATGATCGACCGCCCAGCGCCTCGCTTCACGCGCTCTGCCAGCAAGAGGCTGTCCCGTAACCTGGATGGAG CTGGAGACGACACTCTCCAGTTTCTGGAACAGCTCTCAGCACCCATCAGGTGTGAGACTGATGATTGGTTATTAATGATGACGCCTGATAAATCTCAGCCCTCCCCTGGACTCCCAG CCAAAGGGGAGTCGGAGCAGACTTTCACTCAGTCCTGGGAAGAAGGAGAGTCCTCTCGCTCAGTCACAGTAACCTGGCAGGGCACTGAGACCCAGTCAGTCAGTGGGCCGGGTCAGTCAG TCAAACCCAGCTTGGTAAGATCCCCCTCTTTGGCTCGGCTGTTGCAACCCGCAGTGACGCAGCAAGATGATTGGTTCCAGTACTTGGACCGGTTCTTCAGCTTCCCTGAGCGCGCTGAAAAGCCTCCAT TCTCCACCGAAGGCCAATCCCAGCTCGATGTGCAGACGCAGGTTAAATCTGTGACCAAACGGGAAATGTCCACTAAGAAAGTTGTTGAGTGGCTGCAGGAATCAGTGACCTTGGCAGACTCTCTGCAAGAGGCTGAGGTGTTGGAAGGGAAGCTGAGGGAAGTGAGGGACTTGGAGGAAAGGCTGCAGGACATAGATGAGAAGGCAGAGCGAGTTCAGAAGATAATAGAGTATGAACTGGGTCAGGAAGAGGTCGACAGGTTGAGAGCTGAAGAGGCtttggagctggagctggagcagcagcGAATCCAAGGTGGAACAAAGGTAGTAGTGAAGAGATCCGTGAGGAGGATGGAGACTGAAGAGGGTGAGGTGGACGCACTGGAAGACCAGATAAAGCAGGTGTTTTTCAAAGGTCTGCTGcctgaagaggaagaaggaTTTGAGATGATTGAAATGAATCAGTTAGATGACAGCTCGAGAGACAAACTACGGCAGATGGAGAAGGAGTGGCAGGAGGAAGTGCGGGAGAAATTTGCCTCTCCAGACGCTGCAGGTGCCACTTCTGTAGTAGCATATCAGAAGACGGTGCGCACGGCTGATAAGCGGGTGATTATTGTAGGGGAGCGAGGTCAGGCTGGAGCTCAGGTGGAAGATGAGGACAGTTGGTTCAGGCTCTTCGATTCTCCTTTTGCAGCGTTCAAACCGTCAG TTGATTCTGAAGAGAGCAGCTCAACACATGTGGGGAAACCCGAGCTTATAGTGGAGGATCGGCCAAAACGAGAAGAAGAACTCATAAAAAGGGTGGAtgactggtttgttttgttggacGTTCCTCCTGGAAAAACGTATTACATACCACCAG TTACGTTGAAGGAAAGAACCCAGGTGGATGCTGGACGTTTTGTCTCTGTGGTTGGAGTTGAGCAGGAGGAAAACGTTCTAGTTGAAGAGAGGAAAGTAACACGAAGAAGTCTGGAACAGCAGTCAGTGGCAGAGAGAGTTGATGACTGGTTTGAGTTGTCGGACGTTCCTCCTCGAGAAACAACAGACGTTTCAGCAG ttgCTGAAGTGAGTGTAGCAGAAGGGGTCTCTCTGGTTGAAGAAAAAGCTTTTGACCAGAGGGAAAAACGAGTAGTTTTTGTAGAGGAGTTTGGAAAAGAACTAATGGCACGTGAGACAAAAGATGACCGATTGGCGTTGCTTCCTGTTAAAGAATCCTCCCTTGTGTCCCAAG tTTCTATGACTGGGGATGTTCAAGCTTATCGCGAGGAAAGTAGAACAATTGTGTCTGAGTCAGTAGAGTCGAGCAGGAAAGATGTAGTTACGGAGATTGTGATGCAGGCGGAGGACAAGAAGCTCCCAGAGCAGAGAATATTAGAACGAATACACGGCAGAGACGATGGCGAttggtttctgctgtttgacGTAGTTTCCAAAGAGGAGTCTTACGTGCCTCCAG tttctgcacCGCTGCTAAGAAAAGTCTATCCAGATGTTCCAGCTGAGGCAGAAAGAGCAGGCCAGAAGTTGCGTCAGACTGCTTTTGACCAGATTAGGCCTCGGCTTTTCCAGCCACTGCCAGAGAAAGATGACGactggtttgttgtgtttgatgctGGCCGTGAAAAGGCCGTTATCTCCCCAGCAGGTAGAAAACTGACTTCTGTTCGCAGCCCATTTCTTGTTTACGGCGGATGTGCCAGTGTCACTCAGCGTCTTTCGCACTTCATTTGTACCCCAGCTGAGATTATTCAGGATGTGAAGAGGAGGATTGAGCGCGAGGTGACAACCACGGAGACTAGAGCGCACAAGGAGACGATAATTGATGTTGGCGGCAGGCAAGACGCggcttgtttttctgaaattagACTGAGCCAGATTGAGACGCTGGTAAGCAGGGAAGGAGAAGACGATTGGTTTGAGCTGCTGGACTTCGCACGAGAAAAACCCGCAGCCACGCCACCAG ctgctgtggttcagCGCGCTGTTCGCGTAGCAGCACAGGCTGAACCAAAACCAAAGGTTGTCACGGAAGACGTGAGACCACGAGTGACGTTTGTTAACCCACCGCTGTCCAGAAAAGTGGATGATGATTGGTTTGAGCTGCTGGATGGTGCAGCTGAAGTATCAG CGGCTGCGGAGGAACGTATTCGCTTTGGTCCCGAAgtgagagcagctgaaaggctgGCGGTCACAGAGCAGAGAGTACAGAAGAGAATTACTATAGTGGAAGAAACGTGGCAGAAGAAGGAAGCGGTGCAGACACCTCCGGCGCTGACAGCAGAGGAAGATGATTGGTTTGTTCTTCTGGATCGGGCCCCTGAGAAGTCAG TCGCTGCCCCTGAACGCATGCGGCTCCCAGCAGAGGTCAGACTTCCAACTGCTGGGGCCAGAACAAGGACGGACATTTCTGAAAGGAAACCAAAGTTTGAGAGGCGGATCCTGGAGGAAAGGCTCCCACGTGTCAGTGATGATTGGTTTGTTCTGCTTGATGGTGACCTCAAAGAGtcag TTGTGAGCTCGCAGAGGGGCGCGCGTCCGGTAAGCGCTCCGGTCTTCTCCCACGCTGCTCTGGCAGAGGCAGGAATCCCCATGTCCCCCCTGGACCAGCCTCAGACCTCCACTCCTATTAAAACCAGCTGccaggaggacaggaagctggAGGTCACCGTGGAAGCTGCGGAGCCGTCAAAAATTGAGGGCGTATCCGAGGTCAAG AAAAGAGCTAAGAAATATGAGGGTGACACAATTTATATCAGACATAGTCTGTTAATGCTGGAG GACTTCGATAAgcctcaggaggagctgctcAGGCACCACGCCAGCATCAGCGAGCTGAAGAGGAACTTCATGGAGTCCGTCCCCGAGTCGAGGCCGAGCGAGTGGGACAAGCGTCTGTCCACTCACTCTCCGTTCCGCACGCTGGGCATCAACGGTCAACCTCTACCCAGTGCAGACGGG agCGTGTGCGTTAGTTCCTTTTGCAAACCTTCAGAGACAAACGCTTCTCACGAGGAACCCATCAGTACTCTGGGCTTTTCAGACCCGCCGAGCCCCACTGCGAGCCACGGGAGTGAGCCTGATAGCACCGAAGCTCTCCGCCTTCCcgttgatgaggaggaggagtggtGCAATCATGAGGAGGTTGTAGTTTTCGAGCCGCTCTCGGTGCCAGTCGTAGAGGTGGAAATGGCCCAACTGGCTCCTCCTTCCTTCGAGGCCTCCTGGACAGCTTTAGACGAGGTCCTGGAGGAGGAAGGGCCGCGCCCCGGAGCGTCGGAGTGCTCCGGGAGAATGCCCGGATCTTCCCCGGCTTCCTATTTCTGGAGCGACGGTCCGCAGGTCATACGCTGCTTCCAG CCCCCTTTGGTGCAGACCCAGACTGTTACCATCACGGCTGTTTCCAACTCCCTGTCCAGTGACATCTCCACCACAGAGGTCCCCATCGTCCCGACCAAGACCGTCACCTATGAGTCTTCAAAG gtGACAGATGAAGGAACAGACGAGGACAAAGACAGCGCAACGTTTTCCAGTTCTCAGACCATTTCCTCAGAGACGACCAGCGGCGGCGCCACcgtcaccaccaccaccactcaGATCTCCAAG GTAGTGAAAAGTGGATCCACAGAGACCCGTGTGGAGAAGAGGATCGTCATATCCACCGATGCCGACGAAGATGAG GAGAAGCACGGCGGAGCGTCGGCGCTGTAA